Within the Butyrivibrio sp. AE3004 genome, the region GTATCCAAGTGCCAGGCACAATCCTCCGTGAAGCTTTCGTTTAAGTCCACTGTCATAGGTGTTTTCAAGAACGAATATATCAATAAAAATACCTGTGTCCTTCATCGTAAGTTCATTAAAGGCTTTATAAACAGTACCCTTTTTCTTTATCTGAACATGGGTCATTCCATATCCCCTGCCAAACTCGGGTCCGCAAAGAACATACTTATCTCCCAGCCTTTCATTAAACACTCTTTTCAAATGTTCAAAGTCACGCCTGGGCATATTGATGTCTATATCATCATCCCATGGAATAAAGCCCTGATGCCTGATGGCTCCGAGAACAGAACCGCCGCTTAATGTATAGAATATATTTTCTTCTTCAAAAACTTTTATAAAGTCCTTCAGCATCTCCAGAAGAGTCTGCTGAAGTCTTTTTAACTGCTCATCATTTAATTCAAAGGTTCCGGGTGCCCCGCGAAAACCGGTCTTAAAGAAATGTCTCTTATCTCCCGAACCTATGGCTTTCATTTTTCCCACTTTTTTAAATTCCCACTAATTCTGTATGATCAGAAGCTGTGATCATATTTTTTATGAAAGAGCTTCGCTGCAAGGAATGCTCCTCCCTTTTTTAACCAGTTGACTGTCTCAATGTGTACACAGGACAGTTCCTGAATCTGGTATCTGGGAATGGTTCCTGATGTGATCTGATAATCAAGCCACACGTTAAAAATGAGCTCTGCAATTCTTCCAATGTAGCGCCCCTGATATGCATTCAGGTTGTTTTGAGGACATCTGGATTCAACCTCTGAAAGTATGCTAAAAAGCCACTCACAGTATTTATCAAGGATATCCTTGCGCATTATCATCATATTAAACATATGTCCTGAGGTCTGTGTCATAACCTTCTCAAATGATTCCACATACTCCGGATACATGTCCTTTATCACCTTACCTGTCTCATCAAGCTGCTCCACATAGTGGGTATGAGCATAATGTGACTGCAAGGTCTCTATATAATATTTTCTCTTTTTAGGTACTATAATACAATTCTTTGCCAGAAGACGCTTGATTTCTTCTCCGCCTATAATTCTGTTGAACGGATCCTCTTCACCCCTTGTCTCAGGTGAAGCAAAATATCTTCTGTAGTGAACTAAACCAATATAATCAGCCTTCAGATTCTTCCAAGCCCAGTAGAGGCCTGTAAGCTCACAATAGCTGCTGTTTTTCAGTGAAATATTGTCCCCCGTATTGTCCTTTTCATAAGGTGTGCTC harbors:
- a CDS encoding DUF4422 domain-containing protein, with amino-acid sequence MPDIKIIIATTKKYRMPSDPVYMPLQVGAAMKKAASTPYEKDNTGDNISLKNSSYCELTGLYWAWKNLKADYIGLVHYRRYFASPETRGEEDPFNRIIGGEEIKRLLAKNCIIVPKKRKYYIETLQSHYAHTHYVEQLDETGKVIKDMYPEYVESFEKVMTQTSGHMFNMMIMRKDILDKYCEWLFSILSEVESRCPQNNLNAYQGRYIGRIAELIFNVWLDYQITSGTIPRYQIQELSCVHIETVNWLKKGGAFLAAKLFHKKYDHSF
- a CDS encoding LicD family protein; the encoded protein is MKAIGSGDKRHFFKTGFRGAPGTFELNDEQLKRLQQTLLEMLKDFIKVFEEENIFYTLSGGSVLGAIRHQGFIPWDDDIDINMPRRDFEHLKRVFNERLGDKYVLCGPEFGRGYGMTHVQIKKKGTVYKAFNELTMKDTGIFIDIFVLENTYDSGLKRKLHGGLCLALGYILTCRKTAEDWKALRPYLSVNEVLKAAFAKKMKIGRLFKWRSLDSMAKRVIYWYSFCKQENSQLVCIPSGRKHYFGEMYKREDMCKSRKAVFEGVDVRIPKGTEKYMEILYGPNYMQIPKKEDREIHSAVALKFGKD